A stretch of the Lolium perenne isolate Kyuss_39 chromosome 3, Kyuss_2.0, whole genome shotgun sequence genome encodes the following:
- the LOC127344618 gene encoding uncharacterized protein isoform X1, which yields MAAEAAESESSQEPPPLAAAASAPAGGGPNPCCAKLWKKYQQVEKGRAALRQGVNLLNGEVQKLQNEISTLTQVCKEERLRADSAQAAKETESDARDLLEKEVIELKAKSSALHSTQNTSKNDNELLRISELEEENRRLKQVLGEERLKMDSEKKKAEEAKRKTSDAQNLLKAETKKSEEFKRLADLERKVANDLKVSCEKLRIEANETRSQLSAQIQKTGEAYKKAEAEKQKASREKKCADSEKLLAEKNKKLIEAERKKVMEEKGRSGHLFAQLEEQKKLNENLHVSIEAQRKNAMCEKNRADQLLQKLEEERKRCEYLQRKTDDFGAARDRVSFGNDGMQRVDGAIESANIKLLKEKLKRKKDQLKHVKRESKLDRALIRKELQLLKRDWMQPLSQFNRLDDYLAGGAEDVRALKRLKRQPKVHGLEHRQHALLPRNQVTAPYFGLQAGMVPFTSSPREYASYQLPRESCTRPISGTSSELEPPIGSALRTNSKNHQRSSCPTSTSDKKFMGSQGKESLFVSSTGTRKNQSSTTPELPPTNCSTRKQDETALLDISGHSSRREASKPSFPGGIEVADQTLKGGRKRKRTKNTVESLPRDATTNDNLAFNDDRSCLQQRNNAMPCMSKDGLQNNGRKVPGVIDRSFSGCAKGPSPVAGNAFEGSKFDSLFSFEKLIKGDCLKLLNLDNDADEEKYRKAMEAPLSPDVPIVLPTKTKSRRSPDLVGGNSDGYDTECPASRSDVNLSEVQNFSQNGKFQSSTYSRTEHGGSVMELYANGKSTAATNVSYSAKLIDTSGTASLSCLSHRNEASNAVLSLAVESDSTMGPQFSGNADAILHLCNEIPNKSRQNQICTTSSDPVLQNNIGLSKARTAQTINLTSDGLSGHCHGAGNNSLNFVGVTSLKRSSIVNILQYWEALTTETSKLSQDVFVDGSLLERVSTEPLLLPEERIPLIFSLFLWGVRKLTSDPVVDQYSALSAFSMTVKPYMETRLAFLKSSQLDVLVSLIEDFLMNKEVVVCDKMGVMNSDGSKHCHLDDEIGTQLFTKPATRDQFISACILLASVCAKVERVDVVLEVSYRVLQMGKANLSWTMSALHVFGFVCGDKLLLVKSCNLLMTTIRLVVLLLESSDTSLCLVSSHIQSNRQTAFPSCTHCLFDVDTVPIDVFISSLLDELDLCALSGINHVKSNEAITKHSSHLGSSALQIDCGEPCNIHKQAKVAEGINYPAGRDLCYFTEIISLLELFGSYMSCEWTYKNVVLRLLKILESCPCEEYSAALFVLISQLGRFFIDDVGYEMKTVIELRNKLSVLMGTSFTTSKSILVQFSAVGALLSLLPLTFDKIVASPTGPLSGLCVLQATQISEWFAQLSKENQSFACSFFS from the exons ATGGCGGCGGAGGCCGCGGAGAGCGAATCCTCGCAGGAACCCccgcccctcgccgccgccgcctccgcccccgCCGGCGGCGGTCCCAACCCGTGCTGCGCCAAG CTGTGGAAGAAGTACCAGCAGGTCGAGAAGGGCCGGGCGGCGCTGCGGCAGGGGGTCAACCTCCTGAACGGCGAGGTTCAAAAGCTGCAGAATGAGATATCCACTCTCACCCAAG TTTGCAAGGAGGAGCGTCTCCGAGCTGATTCGGCACAAGCAGCTAAGGAAACCGAGTCTGATGCCAGAGATCTGTTAGAGAAAGAGGTAATCGAACTGAAGGCAAAGAGCTCAGCCCTGCACTCTACACAAAATACCAGCAAAAATGACAATGAGCTCTTGCGGATCTCTGAGTTGGAGGAAGAAAATAGAAGGCTCAAACAGGTATTAGGAGAAGAGAGGTTGAAAATGGATTCTGAGAAGAAAAAAGCTGAAGAAGCAAAGAGGAAAACTTCAGACGCCCAGAATTTACTCAAGGCTGAAACAAAGAAGTCTGAAGAGTTCAAAAGGCTCGCTGATTTGGAAAGGAAAGTAGCCAATGATTTGAAGGTATCATGTGAGAAATTGAGGATTGAAGCTAATGAAACCAGATCACAGCTGTCTGCTCAGATTCAGAAAACAGGGGAGGCATataagaaggctgaagcagagAAGCAGAAGGCTTCCAGAGAAAAGAAATGTGCTGATTCAGAAAAATTGTtagcagaaaaaaacaaaaaactaaTTGAAGCTGAGAGGAAAAAAGTGATGGAAGAGAAGGGCCGTTCTGGCCATTTGTTTGCACAGTTGGAGGAGCAGAAGAAACTGAATGAAAACTTACACGTTAGCATTgaggctcaaagaaagaatgcaaTGTGTGAGAAAAACCGTGCAGACCAACTGTTACAGAAGTTGGAAGAGGAGAGAAAACGATGTGAATATTTACAGAGGAAGACTGATGATTTTGGTGCTGCTAGGGATAGGGTTTCTTTTGGCAATGATGGGATGCAACGTGTTGATGGAGCAATTGAAAGTGCAAACATAAAACTTCTCAAAGAGAAGCTGAAGCGGAAGAAAGATCAGCTAAAGCATGTGAAAAGGGAATCAAAGTTGGATAGAGCATTGATAAGAAAAGAGCTTCAGCTCCTAAAACGGGACTGGATGCAGCCGCTGAGCCAGTTTAACAGGCTTGATGATTACCTTGCTGGTGGTGCTGAAGATGTTCGTGCATTGAAAAGG TTGAAGCGACAACCGAAGGTACATGGCTTAGAACATAGGCAACATGCTCTTCTTCCTCGTAATCAAGTAACTGCACCATATTTCGGGTTACAAGCTGGGATGGTCCCTTTCACTTCTTCCCCAAGAGAATATGCTTCATATCAGTTACCTAGAGAAAGCTGCACAAGACCAATCTCAGGTACTAGTTCTGAATTAGAGCCTCCTATTGGTAGTGCTCTCAGAACAAACTCAAAAAATCACCAGAGATCTTCATGTCCGACATCCACATCTGATAAAAAGTTCATGGGCTCACAGGGTAAGGAAAGCCTATTTGTGTCATCAACAGGTACCAGAAAGAACCAGAGCTCAACAACTCCAGAGTTACCCCCAACAAACTGCAGTACCAGGAAACAAGATGAAACAGCATTGCTGGACATTTCTGGTCATTCTTCTCGACGGGAGGCATCGAAACCATCCTTTCCTGGTGGTATAGAAGTTGCAGATCAAACACTCAAAGGgggcaggaagagaaaaaggACCAAAAACACTGTAGAATCACTTCCCCGTGATGCCACTACAAATGATAATTTGGCATTTAATGATGATCGTTCATGTCTGCAGCAAAGAAATAACGCCATGCCATGTATGAGCAAAGATGGCTTGCAAAATAATGGGAGGAAAGTTCCTGGTGTTATTGATAGATCCTTTAGTGGCTGTGCTAAAGGGCCCTCTCCTGTAGCAGGAAATGCTTTTGAAGGAAGCAAGTTTGATTCATTGTTCTCCTTTGAGAAATTGATCAAGGGGGACTGCTTGAAGTTGCTCAATTTGGACAATGACGCTGATGAGGAGAAGTATAGGAAGGCAATGGAGGCACCTCTTTCGCCAGATGTGCCCATTGTGCTACCCACTAAAACTAAAAGCCGTAGGTCTCCTGATTTGGTTGGTGGCAATAGTGATGGATATGATACAGAATGTCCTGCATCAAGGTCTGATGTCAATTTGTCAGAAGTTCAGAATTTTTCTCAGAATGGTAAGTTTCAATCATCAACCTATAGTAGAACTGAACACGGTGGCAGTGTTATGGAGTTGTATGCAAATGGTAAATCTACTGCAGCAACTAATGTTTCTTATAGCGCCAAATTGATTGATACGTCAGGTACAGCCTCTTTGAGCTGCCTTTCACATCGGAATGAGGCCTCAAATGCTGTACTTTCGCTTGCCGTGGAGTCAGACAGTACCATGGGACCACAGTTCTCAGGAAATGCAGATGCCATTTTGCATTTGTGCAATGAGATCCCTAATAAAAGCAGGCAAAATCAAATTTGTACTACATCATCAGATCCTGTACtgcaaaataatattggattgagTAAAGCGCGAACAGCTCAGACGATCAATTTGACCTCAGATGGTTTAAGCGGTCATTGTCATGGAGCCGGTAACAACAGTCTAAACTTTGTTGGAGTTACTAGTTTGAAACGAAGCAGCATAGTAAATATACTGCAGTATTGGGAGGCCCTTACTACTGAAACTAGCAAGCTTTCTCAGGATGTTTTTGTTGATGGTTCATTACTTGAAAGAGTATCCACTGAACCATTGCTACTTCCAGA AGAGAGGATCCCCCTCATCTTTTCTCTATTTTTATGGGGTGTTCGTAAATTGACAAGTGATCCTGTTGTTGACCAATACAGTGCTTTGTCAGCCTTTTCCATGACTG TGAAACCTTACATGGAAACAAGATTGGCCTTTCTGAAAAGCAGTCAGCTGGATGTTCTTGTCTCCTTAATTGAGGATTTTCTCATGAACAAAGAAGTTGTGGTTTGTGATAAGATGGGAGTTATGAATTCTGATGGTAGCAAGCATTGCCACCTGGATGATGAAATTGGTACGCAATTATTCACCAAGCCTGCGACTAGAGACCAGTTTATCTCTGCCTGCATCCTGTTGGCTTCAGTATGTGCTAAGGTGGAGAGAGTGGATGTTGTTTTAGAGGTTTCATACAGAGTTCTTCAGATGGGCAAAGCAAACCTTTCGTGGACTATGTCGGCTCTCCATGTCTTTGGTTTCGTCTGTGGCGATAAATTGCTACTTGTGAAGAGTTGTAATCTTCTCATGACAACTATACGGCTGGTTGTCCTGCTCCTTGAGAGCTCAGACACTTCTTTGTGCCTTGTGTCATCTCATATTCAGTCCAATAGACAAACAGCTTTCCCGTCTTGTACACATTGCCTGTTTGATGTGGATACAGTGCCCATAGATGTTTTTATCTCTTCTCTGCTCGATGAGCTGGATTTATGTGCTCtgtcagggataaatcatgtcaaGTCAAATGAAGCTATTACAAAGCATAGTTCTCATTTGGGGTCTAGTGCACTACAGATCGACTGTGGTGAACCTTGCAATATCCACAAGCAAGCAAAAGTTGCTGAGGGTATCAACTATCCTGCCGGGAGGGACCTGTGCTATTTTACCGAGATTATATCTTTGCTTGAGCTGTTTGGGAGCTACATG AGCTGCGAGTGGACATACAAAAATGTTGTTCTTCGTCTTCTGAAGATTTTGGAATCGTGCCCATGTGAGGAGTATTCAGCTGCTCTTTTCGTACTCATCAGCCAACTTGGAAG GTTTTTCATTGATGATGTTGGTTATGAGATGAAAACAGTTATTGAGCTGAGGAACAAATTATCAGTATTGATGGGAACTAGTTTTACAACATCAAAGAGCATACTGGTTCAGTTTTCTGCGGTCGGTGCACTGCTTAGTCTCCTGCCGTTGACATTTGATAAAATAGTTGCCAGCCCTACTGGACCATTATCTGGCCTGTGTGTTCTGCAAGCGACTCAGATTTCTGAATGGTTTGCTCAGTTAAGCAAGGAGAATCAATCTTTTGCCTGTTCCTTTTTCAGCTGA
- the LOC127344618 gene encoding uncharacterized protein isoform X3: MDSEKKKAEEAKRKTSDAQNLLKAETKKSEEFKRLADLERKVANDLKVSCEKLRIEANETRSQLSAQIQKTGEAYKKAEAEKQKASREKKCADSEKLLAEKNKKLIEAERKKVMEEKGRSGHLFAQLEEQKKLNENLHVSIEAQRKNAMCEKNRADQLLQKLEEERKRCEYLQRKTDDFGAARDRVSFGNDGMQRVDGAIESANIKLLKEKLKRKKDQLKHVKRESKLDRALIRKELQLLKRDWMQPLSQFNRLDDYLAGGAEDVRALKRLKRQPKVHGLEHRQHALLPRNQVTAPYFGLQAGMVPFTSSPREYASYQLPRESCTRPISGTSSELEPPIGSALRTNSKNHQRSSCPTSTSDKKFMGSQGKESLFVSSTGTRKNQSSTTPELPPTNCSTRKQDETALLDISGHSSRREASKPSFPGGIEVADQTLKGGRKRKRTKNTVESLPRDATTNDNLAFNDDRSCLQQRNNAMPCMSKDGLQNNGRKVPGVIDRSFSGCAKGPSPVAGNAFEGSKFDSLFSFEKLIKGDCLKLLNLDNDADEEKYRKAMEAPLSPDVPIVLPTKTKSRRSPDLVGGNSDGYDTECPASRSDVNLSEVQNFSQNGKFQSSTYSRTEHGGSVMELYANGKSTAATNVSYSAKLIDTSGTASLSCLSHRNEASNAVLSLAVESDSTMGPQFSGNADAILHLCNEIPNKSRQNQICTTSSDPVLQNNIGLSKARTAQTINLTSDGLSGHCHGAGNNSLNFVGVTSLKRSSIVNILQYWEALTTETSKLSQDVFVDGSLLERVSTEPLLLPEERIPLIFSLFLWGVRKLTSDPVVDQYSALSAFSMTVKPYMETRLAFLKSSQLDVLVSLIEDFLMNKEVVVCDKMGVMNSDGSKHCHLDDEIGTQLFTKPATRDQFISACILLASVCAKVERVDVVLEVSYRVLQMGKANLSWTMSALHVFGFVCGDKLLLVKSCNLLMTTIRLVVLLLESSDTSLCLVSSHIQSNRQTAFPSCTHCLFDVDTVPIDVFISSLLDELDLCALSGINHVKSNEAITKHSSHLGSSALQIDCGEPCNIHKQAKVAEGINYPAGRDLCYFTEIISLLELFGSYMSCEWTYKNVVLRLLKILESCPCEEYSAALFVLISQLGRFFIDDVGYEMKTVIELRNKLSVLMGTSFTTSKSILVQFSAVGALLSLLPLTFDKIVASPTGPLSGLCVLQATQISEWFAQLSKENQSFACSFFS; the protein is encoded by the exons ATGGATTCTGAGAAGAAAAAAGCTGAAGAAGCAAAGAGGAAAACTTCAGACGCCCAGAATTTACTCAAGGCTGAAACAAAGAAGTCTGAAGAGTTCAAAAGGCTCGCTGATTTGGAAAGGAAAGTAGCCAATGATTTGAAGGTATCATGTGAGAAATTGAGGATTGAAGCTAATGAAACCAGATCACAGCTGTCTGCTCAGATTCAGAAAACAGGGGAGGCATataagaaggctgaagcagagAAGCAGAAGGCTTCCAGAGAAAAGAAATGTGCTGATTCAGAAAAATTGTtagcagaaaaaaacaaaaaactaaTTGAAGCTGAGAGGAAAAAAGTGATGGAAGAGAAGGGCCGTTCTGGCCATTTGTTTGCACAGTTGGAGGAGCAGAAGAAACTGAATGAAAACTTACACGTTAGCATTgaggctcaaagaaagaatgcaaTGTGTGAGAAAAACCGTGCAGACCAACTGTTACAGAAGTTGGAAGAGGAGAGAAAACGATGTGAATATTTACAGAGGAAGACTGATGATTTTGGTGCTGCTAGGGATAGGGTTTCTTTTGGCAATGATGGGATGCAACGTGTTGATGGAGCAATTGAAAGTGCAAACATAAAACTTCTCAAAGAGAAGCTGAAGCGGAAGAAAGATCAGCTAAAGCATGTGAAAAGGGAATCAAAGTTGGATAGAGCATTGATAAGAAAAGAGCTTCAGCTCCTAAAACGGGACTGGATGCAGCCGCTGAGCCAGTTTAACAGGCTTGATGATTACCTTGCTGGTGGTGCTGAAGATGTTCGTGCATTGAAAAGG TTGAAGCGACAACCGAAGGTACATGGCTTAGAACATAGGCAACATGCTCTTCTTCCTCGTAATCAAGTAACTGCACCATATTTCGGGTTACAAGCTGGGATGGTCCCTTTCACTTCTTCCCCAAGAGAATATGCTTCATATCAGTTACCTAGAGAAAGCTGCACAAGACCAATCTCAGGTACTAGTTCTGAATTAGAGCCTCCTATTGGTAGTGCTCTCAGAACAAACTCAAAAAATCACCAGAGATCTTCATGTCCGACATCCACATCTGATAAAAAGTTCATGGGCTCACAGGGTAAGGAAAGCCTATTTGTGTCATCAACAGGTACCAGAAAGAACCAGAGCTCAACAACTCCAGAGTTACCCCCAACAAACTGCAGTACCAGGAAACAAGATGAAACAGCATTGCTGGACATTTCTGGTCATTCTTCTCGACGGGAGGCATCGAAACCATCCTTTCCTGGTGGTATAGAAGTTGCAGATCAAACACTCAAAGGgggcaggaagagaaaaaggACCAAAAACACTGTAGAATCACTTCCCCGTGATGCCACTACAAATGATAATTTGGCATTTAATGATGATCGTTCATGTCTGCAGCAAAGAAATAACGCCATGCCATGTATGAGCAAAGATGGCTTGCAAAATAATGGGAGGAAAGTTCCTGGTGTTATTGATAGATCCTTTAGTGGCTGTGCTAAAGGGCCCTCTCCTGTAGCAGGAAATGCTTTTGAAGGAAGCAAGTTTGATTCATTGTTCTCCTTTGAGAAATTGATCAAGGGGGACTGCTTGAAGTTGCTCAATTTGGACAATGACGCTGATGAGGAGAAGTATAGGAAGGCAATGGAGGCACCTCTTTCGCCAGATGTGCCCATTGTGCTACCCACTAAAACTAAAAGCCGTAGGTCTCCTGATTTGGTTGGTGGCAATAGTGATGGATATGATACAGAATGTCCTGCATCAAGGTCTGATGTCAATTTGTCAGAAGTTCAGAATTTTTCTCAGAATGGTAAGTTTCAATCATCAACCTATAGTAGAACTGAACACGGTGGCAGTGTTATGGAGTTGTATGCAAATGGTAAATCTACTGCAGCAACTAATGTTTCTTATAGCGCCAAATTGATTGATACGTCAGGTACAGCCTCTTTGAGCTGCCTTTCACATCGGAATGAGGCCTCAAATGCTGTACTTTCGCTTGCCGTGGAGTCAGACAGTACCATGGGACCACAGTTCTCAGGAAATGCAGATGCCATTTTGCATTTGTGCAATGAGATCCCTAATAAAAGCAGGCAAAATCAAATTTGTACTACATCATCAGATCCTGTACtgcaaaataatattggattgagTAAAGCGCGAACAGCTCAGACGATCAATTTGACCTCAGATGGTTTAAGCGGTCATTGTCATGGAGCCGGTAACAACAGTCTAAACTTTGTTGGAGTTACTAGTTTGAAACGAAGCAGCATAGTAAATATACTGCAGTATTGGGAGGCCCTTACTACTGAAACTAGCAAGCTTTCTCAGGATGTTTTTGTTGATGGTTCATTACTTGAAAGAGTATCCACTGAACCATTGCTACTTCCAGA AGAGAGGATCCCCCTCATCTTTTCTCTATTTTTATGGGGTGTTCGTAAATTGACAAGTGATCCTGTTGTTGACCAATACAGTGCTTTGTCAGCCTTTTCCATGACTG TGAAACCTTACATGGAAACAAGATTGGCCTTTCTGAAAAGCAGTCAGCTGGATGTTCTTGTCTCCTTAATTGAGGATTTTCTCATGAACAAAGAAGTTGTGGTTTGTGATAAGATGGGAGTTATGAATTCTGATGGTAGCAAGCATTGCCACCTGGATGATGAAATTGGTACGCAATTATTCACCAAGCCTGCGACTAGAGACCAGTTTATCTCTGCCTGCATCCTGTTGGCTTCAGTATGTGCTAAGGTGGAGAGAGTGGATGTTGTTTTAGAGGTTTCATACAGAGTTCTTCAGATGGGCAAAGCAAACCTTTCGTGGACTATGTCGGCTCTCCATGTCTTTGGTTTCGTCTGTGGCGATAAATTGCTACTTGTGAAGAGTTGTAATCTTCTCATGACAACTATACGGCTGGTTGTCCTGCTCCTTGAGAGCTCAGACACTTCTTTGTGCCTTGTGTCATCTCATATTCAGTCCAATAGACAAACAGCTTTCCCGTCTTGTACACATTGCCTGTTTGATGTGGATACAGTGCCCATAGATGTTTTTATCTCTTCTCTGCTCGATGAGCTGGATTTATGTGCTCtgtcagggataaatcatgtcaaGTCAAATGAAGCTATTACAAAGCATAGTTCTCATTTGGGGTCTAGTGCACTACAGATCGACTGTGGTGAACCTTGCAATATCCACAAGCAAGCAAAAGTTGCTGAGGGTATCAACTATCCTGCCGGGAGGGACCTGTGCTATTTTACCGAGATTATATCTTTGCTTGAGCTGTTTGGGAGCTACATG AGCTGCGAGTGGACATACAAAAATGTTGTTCTTCGTCTTCTGAAGATTTTGGAATCGTGCCCATGTGAGGAGTATTCAGCTGCTCTTTTCGTACTCATCAGCCAACTTGGAAG GTTTTTCATTGATGATGTTGGTTATGAGATGAAAACAGTTATTGAGCTGAGGAACAAATTATCAGTATTGATGGGAACTAGTTTTACAACATCAAAGAGCATACTGGTTCAGTTTTCTGCGGTCGGTGCACTGCTTAGTCTCCTGCCGTTGACATTTGATAAAATAGTTGCCAGCCCTACTGGACCATTATCTGGCCTGTGTGTTCTGCAAGCGACTCAGATTTCTGAATGGTTTGCTCAGTTAAGCAAGGAGAATCAATCTTTTGCCTGTTCCTTTTTCAGCTGA